From Terriglobia bacterium:
CCTGCAGCCAGCATTTCTAAACTTCTCGCTTGCAGTCGCGCCCTGCAGCCAGCATTTCTAAACTTCTCGCTTGCAGACGCGTCCTCCAGCGAGCATTTCTAAACTTCTCGCTTGCAGTCGCGCCTTGCAGCGAGCATTTCTAAACTTCTCGCTTGCAGACGCGCCCTGCAGCCAGCATTTCTAAACTTCTCGCTTGCAGTCGCGTCCTGCAGCCAGCATTTCGCAACTGCTGCCTTGCAGAGGGGTTTGCTTCTCTGCCATACGGGCCGCGTCCGCCGAGAACGAAACATTCACGTTACTGTTCAATGAGATACGGGCCTGCGCGGACTGCCTTCGATGCAAAACGGGATGTATGGACCGTTGGTCCTTCTCCTGTGCATCGCCGGCTCCGCTAAATACAACGTTATCTGGCGGTTCGGATTCCATACGGAGTCGCAGCAAGAACGACTATCTCGCGGCGCCGGTCACAGCGTACCAGATCGAATCTGCCTGCTGAAGGGCGGCCGGCACATCCGCCTTCAGCATGAACCGTTGCTTCGCGAGGTCTTCGGCTGCGCGCGCCACTTGGCGCAGGTAATCGTCGTGGCCGGTATAGCGCTCCTCGAGCGACTTTCTGCTGTCGCCGGTGCGGATGCGATCTTTTCGTGTAAGCGGAAATGGATCGAAGCTGCCGGTCAAGCCACTGAGATACTGGAGACCGCGCAATTGCGGAAGCGCCACGTTCCATCCGGTGTAAGTTCCCAGCGGGACCGCAATTTCCGGAATTTGAATTCCTCCGCGATCGTTTCCATCCGCATTGACCTGCGGGACAAGCAACGGATAATGCGCGCCGAGCGCCGGCGGTTCGTTCACGATGATGCGCCGGCTGTTGAATTCGGGACCATAGTCCATTCGCCATACAGAAGGCATGTAGTCCGGGAAAGAAATTGACGGAACATGAGGAAATTCGACCGCTGTCAGCGGCACAAGATCACCCGAAGCGATCGACGGATACTTCGATGGCGGAGGAGCCGTATCGCGCCGCACCCAGGCGTCGAGATCGAGCAGCAAAGCGCGCTGAACCCAACGCTGCTGCGCGAAATTCAGATACTGCTTGAACTGTTGTGCTCCTCTGGTGGGTGGCAGCGGTCCGGACGCATGCGGCGTTCCGGCGATGAAATAGAGCCGCGACGTGGGCGCCAGGGGAACATCTTTCGAGCCGTCTTCCGTGGTGTGGGTCAGCGAGCCGGCGCGAGCCCAATACTCCGTAGATGAAAATGTATAGAAAATCTTCGGCGCAACGCCGGCCGCCCGGGCCCTGGCGAGCAGTCCATCATCCGTAAACGGCGGCAGATCGACGGGACGAAGAATCGAAAGTACGGAGTTGCCGGCCTGTCCGGGCATGGCGAACCGGTGATTGAAGCTCCCTCCGCCCGCCCCGGCCGATGCGATCATCAGTCCATCGAATGCCATATGCCCGCTCTCATCGGCATTGAACCCATCGCGCACGAACTCGCGCAGGAACCGTCCGCTTTGCGAGTACCCATATCCGATGACGTGCGGTTGCATCGCGGCGCTGACGCGCAGCGGCGAGGAATCCGGAGCGTGTTTAAGGTAAGACGCGAAATCCCGTATCGCCGCAAGTCCAAGCCCGGCGACCGGTGAACCTTTCGCCCCGTAGACCGTTTCATACAATCCGGGCTTGAGGCCGCCGCGCAGCAGGACGGCGCAGCCGTTGTAGATGAAATCCCAATTGCTGCGGGCGAGCGTCTGCGGTTGCTGGTCGATTCCTGTCCGGAAGGTGACTTTCGCGTTCTTCTGACCGCTGCCGGACGCGCAATACGAGAGGCGGAACGCCGCCATCTCCGCAGCCGCTGTTTGAATATGAGTATCGCGGACAGCGCCCTCGACCTCCGCCGACGGCGCCTGAAAGGTCAAACCTTGCGCTGGCTGAACGTCAAATTGCCAACCCAGGAAGGCCAGCGTGAATCCCTGCTCCAGGACAAACCGGTCGCCAAGTTGCCAGGATTCCGGAGCGAGGTCCTGCTGCCGCGCTCCGCTCATGAGTCCGAGCGACTGGTCCATGCCGCGATTCACGACTTCCAGAAAGACGGTTCCGCGCGCCTGCTGCGCCTTCTTCGGTTTGAAGAAGAGCAGATCGCCCGAGAATTCGACCATGCCGTCCTTGTCCACCGGCGCAAGATCGATATCGGCAATGTTCCGGTTGGCAGGCAGCTTCGGGTCGATTTTGAAATAGACGCGCCCGATCAGACGCTCGTGCGTGCCGGCGTTATCGCGCCGCCGGATTTCCACTCGAACAACTTCAGCAAATACCGCTCTCGATATGAAAAGCAAGAACAGCCCGAATTGCAGAAATCGAAACCGGCGCATGGAGTGCCCAATTATACCCATCATGGCGCGGCGCCTGAGCGAGAATGCCGGAATTCGCCAGGGACAGGATTATTCCATTCCAGTGGCGAACCGAATGCCTCGCAGGTAGGAATTCAGTTCTGCTTTCTCCACATTTTTGCGCATGACTGTGGAAAGTGCGGAAGCAGGATCATCGATCAGTTTCATCACTTCGGCGAGCACTGCTTCAACGCGGGTGATTTCCTGATCGACCTTCGAGGAGGCCACCGGCGAGATACCGTGGGGATTTCTCGAAGAGGCAGCCGTCTCCTTCGGGGAGGCCGGAGCTGCCTGCATTTTGCCGGCCTGCACCGACGTTTGGAGCGTCTGAATCTGCTCCTCCAGAGCTTTCCTGGCGGCCGTGGCGGCCTGCAACTGTTCCTCGAGGCCTTTACGGACAGCTTCGATTTCCGCGAGTCTGACCTCACGCAGTGTGAGTTTCCCTGCGATTTCGGCACGGCTGGTTTCAAGCTCAGCCCGGGCGGCCGCGGCGGTCTTTACTTCCTCACGCAACGACGAGATGGATTCTTCGGCACGCGCGAAACGGTCGGCTGCCTCTTTGAGGCGAGTTTCCGAGTCACGCCGGTTTGCGCCCGCTTCCGTCAGCTTATCGTCCACTTGCTGCTTTTCCGACTGAAGCTGTTTGAAGTCCGACTGCGTCTTGTTCAGATGAAATACGGTCTCAGTCAGCCTCACTGCCGTCTCCTGCAAGCGGGCCTCGACGTCATTCTTTGCAGTCAACGCGTCGCTCAGCCGCCCTCCGATATCTCCACTTTCGGAGTGAGTTCGCTCGAGATCGGCCTGCAGTTTTCCGATCGCCTGCTCGGATCTCGACGCCGCGGCTGCCGATTCGGCCAGCTTTCGCGCGAGGTCTGCCTTCTCTGCCTGTTCCGTCTCGAGCTCCGTGCGCAAATTGAGCAGAGATTGCTCCAGGTCCTTGAAATGGGCATCGGCCTGGGCGAATTTGCGTTCGAATTCTTCTTTTTCGTGCTGAGTGACTTTCAGCTCGGCCTGCAACTTAACGACAGCATTGTCGGCCTGGGCCCGGCGCAATTGGGCTTCATGCAGCTGGGTTTCCAGCTCCTGCTTCCCTGTTTGAGCCTGACCGGTATCCGCCAGCAGCCGCGCAACGGACTGTTCGGCATCCGAACGTTTGCCCTCGGCCTGTTCAAGCCGGGTTTGAATCTCAATTTTCTCCGCGCTGAGTTTCCGATTCTGACTCTGCAAGTGAGTGAGGCTCTGTTCCATCGTAGACAGCTTCACAGCGATCTCTTGCAACCGGGCCCGATCTCCCTGTTTCTGTCTGGTGAGCAGTTGAGCATCGGCCTGTAGACCATTGACGGCGAGTTCGGCTTCCGACCGTTTGGCCTCGGATTCCCGCAATTTCTGTTCGAGTTCCTGCTTCTCCGAAGCAAGCTGCCGGGCATCCGATTGAACGGCGTTCAGACTTTGTTCCGTCTCGGAAACCTTGTCACCCATACGCCGAAGCGAGGTTTCAAGATCCAGCCGCTCGACCCGGGTTTGGCCCAGTTCAGAATGGAAGCCGGCCAAAGCGCTCTGGGTTTCGTCCAGCTTCGCTTTCCAGGCTTGTTTTTCCTCTTCGAATTCTTTCGCAGTGGCTTGCAGCTGCCGCTCGATCACTGCCTTTTCGGTTAGAGCCAGTTCGAGCTCTTTGGCATATTTGGCACGGAGTTCGGCATGCGTTTGCTTTCGAACCGCCTGCTCGGCTTCGGCCATGGTTTCTTTCAGTTGGTTTTCTACCGCCACCGCAACGTCTGCCAGCGAGCGCAGGAACTCTTCCTTGAAATTGCCTTCGATCGTCCGCAAGGCTGCCAACGTTCGATCGATCTCAGCAACGACTGGCGCGAAAGATGCCGGCAAGTTCTCCAAGCGGCGTTTGTCATCTTCGGGGCGGGTAGTTGTCGACATATCTCCTATCAACACAGCCAGCGTACGCAGTCAACCTGCAAACGCGATTATACGTCTACATTTTCATCTGTGAAATGTGCGTATCAATAGAGAGCGGGTGGAGGCGCGCAGCCAGCGGGTGGCGTAAGCTGCGCGGGTTCTCTCCACTGCACTCACTATAGCTTTTCGGAGATTTGCATCTGCGGAGCTGGAACTTCGTCGAACTGTATCCGGCTGAACAGCTGTTTGCTTTGCCGCACCCTTTCGATGAGTTTCGGCAGATCGGTGGAAGCGTGCACCTTTGCAACGTAGCCGAAGGCGCCGAGGCGGAAGGCTTCTTCAACGACATCGTCGGATGTTTCCTGAGAAACAAAAACGATCTTGATGTTCGGAAGGGTTTTGAGGATCTTTCGGGCGGCATGGATTCCGCTCAGTTTGGGCAGACCGACGTCGAGAAGGATCAGATCGGGACGCAATTCGTCCGCCTTCTGAATCGCTTCCAGTCCATCAGAGGCTTCACCGGCGATCGGAACGCCGGGCAATTCATCAAGAATAGAACGGGTCATTCGCCGGAACGGCTCAAAATCATCGACGAGTAGCACGGTGACAGGTAGCATCTTTACTCATCCTTAATTTGCACCCTGTGCAAAAATGTGGAAAATCTTCTTTCTCGGAAGGGCCCGATCTTATCATTTGTTGGAATAAATTCCGATACTGTTATATGTACTTCGAATGATCCCCGAAAAGGCATCCGAAAAACCGAAAGGGACGAGTTCGGACTACGAGCTCTTCTATGAAGCGTTCCAGGCGAGCCCTATCGGCATGGCGCTGGAGGACATCGAGGGACGCCCTTTGCACGTCAACTCGGCGCTCTGCTCCATGCTCGGGTTCAGCGAAGAAGAGATGTGCGGCAAACATTGCGTTGAGTTTTCTCCGCCCGACGATGCGCAGAAGGATTGGGCCTTATTTCAGCAGCTGAAAGCCGGCGCCATTGATCACTATAGTCTGGAAAAGCGCTTCATCCGGAAGGACGGCGCGCTGACCTGGGGCCGCCTGAGCATCTCGCTTTTGAGTCATCAGGCTTCTTCTCTGGTCGTCGCCATGGTGGAGGATGTCACGCCGCTGCGCGAGAGCGAAGAGCGTTTCCGGCTGGTCGCAAACGCAGCCCCGGTGATGATCTGGATGGCGGGTACCGACGCTTTGTGTAACTACTTCAATGAACCGTGGCTGGCCTTCACCGGCCGTCCGTTGCAGGCTGAACTCGGGAACGGTTGGGCGGACAGTGTGCACGCTGAAGACATGACGCAGTGCACCGAAACATATCTTCAGGCTTTTGCACGGCGCGACCCCTTCACGATGGAGTACCGCCTTCGCAGGAATGACGGAGAATATCGCTGGGTGCTCGATTCCGGTGTTCCGCGATTTGATCGCGACGGCTCCTTTGCGGGTTACATCGGCTCGGCGGTCGACGTGACCGACCGCAAACGCGCGGAAGAAGCGGTGGTCAATCTCGGCCGCCGGTTGATCGAGGCGCAGGAGGACGAGCGCCGCAACATCGCCCGGGAGCTGCACGACGACATCGGCCAGAAGCTAGCCATGTTGTCACTCGAACTGCAACAGGCAGCCGCACTCGTCCCCGCTTCGCAAACGGCGCTCCACAACCAGATCGACTTGCTTGTAGGACGTACGTCGGAAGTTATCGAAGATGTCCGGACGCTTTCACACCAGTTGCACTCGTCCAAACTGGACACCGTGGGCCTGGTGGCGGCCATCCGGGGGTTTTGCCGGGAATTCGCCGAACAACGGCGAGTGCAGGTCTCGTTCATGTACCGGGAAGTACCCGACAACCTGTCGCACACGGTGTCGCTTTGCCTCTTCCGGGTTTTGCAGGAAGCCCTGGGCAATGCGGCAAAACACAGCGGAGCGACGGAAGCCGAAGCCCAGCTGGTGCGGGTCGCCGACGAGCTTCAGCTGACGATTCGAGATGCCGGAGTCGGCTTCGACGCGAGCACTGCGATGTACAACGAAGGCATCGGCCTGATCAGCATGCGGGAAAGAGTGAATCTCGCCAAGGGCACGATCCTGATCAAGTCCAAGCCGCAGGAAGGGACGGAAATCACTGTCCGCGTTCCGATCGCGCTCGACCCTTCCGGCGAAGAGTAGTCGCGGGCTTTAGCCCGCTGCTACAGCTGCACAATTTTTTCCGTTACCGCTGCTTTCTCCGTCGCGATCAGGCCAATACCCGCGAGAATGACAACTCCCCCTGCGATCAGCTGCGCGGTTACAGGCTCGTGCAGCAGAAGATAAGCAAAAGCCACGGCAAACACCGGTATGGTGCACAACAGAATGGAGGCCGCGCTGACGTCGATCAGCTCCTGGGCGCGGGCATAGGTCCAATAGACGACGCCCGTGCCGAAGATCGTCAGCACGATGAACATCAGAACCGGCGACAGCGCGGCGTGCACCGTCAACGAGCCGCTGCGAAACATCCACGGCGCCGTGATGAGAGCCGCGACGGAAAAGATCGGCGTGAGCCGGCGGAACAGGCCGCCGGCCAGCGTCGACCGGCGCTGGGCGACGGCGTACAATGACCAGGAAATTC
This genomic window contains:
- a CDS encoding alpha/beta hydrolase domain-containing protein; the encoded protein is MMGIIGHSMRRFRFLQFGLFLLFISRAVFAEVVRVEIRRRDNAGTHERLIGRVYFKIDPKLPANRNIADIDLAPVDKDGMVEFSGDLLFFKPKKAQQARGTVFLEVVNRGMDQSLGLMSGARQQDLAPESWQLGDRFVLEQGFTLAFLGWQFDVQPAQGLTFQAPSAEVEGAVRDTHIQTAAAEMAAFRLSYCASGSGQKNAKVTFRTGIDQQPQTLARSNWDFIYNGCAVLLRGGLKPGLYETVYGAKGSPVAGLGLAAIRDFASYLKHAPDSSPLRVSAAMQPHVIGYGYSQSGRFLREFVRDGFNADESGHMAFDGLMIASAGAGGGSFNHRFAMPGQAGNSVLSILRPVDLPPFTDDGLLARARAAGVAPKIFYTFSSTEYWARAGSLTHTTEDGSKDVPLAPTSRLYFIAGTPHASGPLPPTRGAQQFKQYLNFAQQRWVQRALLLDLDAWVRRDTAPPPSKYPSIASGDLVPLTAVEFPHVPSISFPDYMPSVWRMDYGPEFNSRRIIVNEPPALGAHYPLLVPQVNADGNDRGGIQIPEIAVPLGTYTGWNVALPQLRGLQYLSGLTGSFDPFPLTRKDRIRTGDSRKSLEERYTGHDDYLRQVARAAEDLAKQRFMLKADVPAALQQADSIWYAVTGAAR
- a CDS encoding response regulator transcription factor; amino-acid sequence: MLPVTVLLVDDFEPFRRMTRSILDELPGVPIAGEASDGLEAIQKADELRPDLILLDVGLPKLSGIHAARKILKTLPNIKIVFVSQETSDDVVEEAFRLGAFGYVAKVHASTDLPKLIERVRQSKQLFSRIQFDEVPAPQMQISEKL
- a CDS encoding PAS domain S-box protein, with the translated sequence MIPEKASEKPKGTSSDYELFYEAFQASPIGMALEDIEGRPLHVNSALCSMLGFSEEEMCGKHCVEFSPPDDAQKDWALFQQLKAGAIDHYSLEKRFIRKDGALTWGRLSISLLSHQASSLVVAMVEDVTPLRESEERFRLVANAAPVMIWMAGTDALCNYFNEPWLAFTGRPLQAELGNGWADSVHAEDMTQCTETYLQAFARRDPFTMEYRLRRNDGEYRWVLDSGVPRFDRDGSFAGYIGSAVDVTDRKRAEEAVVNLGRRLIEAQEDERRNIARELHDDIGQKLAMLSLELQQAAALVPASQTALHNQIDLLVGRTSEVIEDVRTLSHQLHSSKLDTVGLVAAIRGFCREFAEQRRVQVSFMYREVPDNLSHTVSLCLFRVLQEALGNAAKHSGATEAEAQLVRVADELQLTIRDAGVGFDASTAMYNEGIGLISMRERVNLAKGTILIKSKPQEGTEITVRVPIALDPSGEE